The following proteins are encoded in a genomic region of Phycisphaera sp.:
- a CDS encoding P-loop NTPase, whose protein sequence is MATAATDQATALRRMAQRRAGGEAPVRRAPVIAIASGKGGVGKTTIAVSMAIGLAKRGLKVALVDADLGLANADLICGLRPTARLTEAVWRVAQGGRVSADLLRRISMPGPAGVVIVPGMVGPLANASSMDARAAVSQTVDLLSRAMDVVVVDHGAGLGASVREGLAGATLPIAVATPDPASLADAYALIKSLRTSANERIPYLLVNRAKSAEEAQAAHARVAEVAAKFLGCGLPMLGHIPEDPMVSRCTRIRRPVALAAPKSQASRHLTRVVERLCEQIEPAKLGFDRNRRGFLARLVRGR, encoded by the coding sequence ATGGCAACCGCGGCGACCGATCAGGCCACCGCGCTGCGTCGCATGGCCCAGCGCCGCGCTGGCGGCGAGGCCCCGGTGCGCCGCGCTCCGGTCATCGCCATCGCCTCGGGCAAGGGTGGCGTGGGCAAGACCACGATCGCGGTCTCGATGGCCATCGGCCTGGCCAAGCGGGGGTTGAAGGTTGCTCTCGTCGACGCCGACCTGGGACTGGCCAATGCTGATCTGATCTGCGGGCTGCGCCCGACCGCGAGGCTGACCGAGGCCGTGTGGCGTGTGGCACAGGGTGGACGCGTGAGCGCGGACCTGTTGCGGCGCATCTCGATGCCCGGGCCAGCCGGGGTCGTCATCGTGCCGGGCATGGTCGGCCCATTGGCGAACGCGTCGAGCATGGACGCCCGGGCGGCGGTGTCGCAAACGGTGGATCTGCTCTCGCGGGCGATGGATGTCGTGGTCGTCGACCACGGCGCGGGACTCGGTGCTTCGGTGCGCGAGGGGCTGGCGGGCGCGACGCTGCCGATTGCCGTCGCTACGCCCGATCCGGCATCGCTGGCCGACGCCTATGCGCTCATTAAGTCTCTGCGTACTTCTGCGAACGAACGTATTCCTTACTTGCTCGTCAACCGAGCAAAGTCTGCCGAGGAAGCGCAGGCCGCGCACGCGCGAGTTGCGGAAGTGGCCGCGAAATTCCTCGGGTGCGGCTTGCCCATGCTGGGCCACATTCCCGAAGATCCGATGGTGTCGCGTTGCACCCGGATCCGGCGGCCGGTGGCGCTCGCGGCCCCGAAGTCGCAGGCGTCACGCCATCTAACTCGTGTGGTCGAACGGCTTTGCGAACAGATCGAACCTGCTAAGTTGGGTTTTGATCGGAATCGCCGCGGGTTCCTGGCACGCCTCGTGCGGGGCCGATAG
- a CDS encoding FliA/WhiG family RNA polymerase sigma factor, producing MTEATAPEPSASVYDDMDIREVWKLFAAKPNDEIRNYLWERFLPIVRYNAERIHARLPDEVDVEDLVQAGMFGLMGAISAFKLEKNVKFETYCARRVQGAILDELRAMDWVPRLVRSRSSKVDGVRRSIEMETGEPASDNDVAKRLGVGKEEFDKIRRDSRAVSTMSMTRKASDSSGGETRDLEVIRDGCDNPVRSMQRKDLRDMLTKGLSRAERLIVILYYYESMTMKEIGATLALSESRVSQMHSAILERLKAQMQHRTRELEPVE from the coding sequence GTGACCGAGGCCACGGCTCCCGAGCCCAGTGCTTCGGTGTACGACGACATGGATATCCGCGAGGTCTGGAAGCTCTTTGCTGCCAAACCGAACGACGAAATCCGCAACTATCTCTGGGAGAGATTTCTGCCGATCGTGCGGTACAACGCCGAGCGCATCCATGCGCGACTGCCCGACGAGGTCGATGTCGAGGACCTGGTGCAGGCGGGCATGTTCGGGCTCATGGGGGCCATCTCGGCCTTCAAGCTCGAGAAGAACGTGAAGTTCGAGACGTACTGCGCCAGGCGCGTGCAGGGCGCCATCCTCGACGAGCTCCGCGCCATGGACTGGGTCCCGCGACTGGTTCGAAGCCGTTCGTCGAAGGTCGACGGCGTGCGCCGTTCGATCGAGATGGAGACCGGCGAGCCGGCTTCGGACAACGACGTGGCCAAGCGCCTCGGCGTTGGCAAGGAAGAATTCGACAAGATCCGGCGTGACAGCCGGGCGGTCTCGACCATGTCGATGACCCGCAAGGCCAGCGACTCGAGCGGCGGCGAGACCCGCGACCTGGAGGTCATCCGCGACGGCTGCGACAACCCCGTGCGGAGCATGCAACGCAAGGACTTGCGGGACATGCTTACCAAGGGCCTCAGCCGGGCCGAGCGCCTGATTGTCATCCTCTACTACTACGAGAGCATGACGATGAAGGAGATCGGCGCCACGCTGGCGCTGTCCGAGAGCCGGGTCAGCCAGATGCACAGCGCCATTCTGGAGCGGCTCAAGGCCCAGATGCAGCACCGCACCCGCGAGCTCGAGCCCGTCGAGTAG
- the folK gene encoding 2-amino-4-hydroxy-6-hydroxymethyldihydropteridine diphosphokinase → MDNPKEDAWYLEARPPLPESRKAYVALGSNLGNPAGNVIGAASEMGEIPGVRVIATSRLYTTAPVGVKNQPDFVNAVAMLEVECAARELLDGLLAIEKRYGRNRDGEQRWGPRTLDLDLLLFCEQTIDEPGLTVPHPRMGERRFVIEPLADLAPALVPPGWEKSVARTLEAMGTGVKA, encoded by the coding sequence GTGGACAACCCCAAAGAAGACGCCTGGTACCTGGAAGCACGCCCACCCTTGCCCGAGAGCCGCAAGGCCTATGTGGCACTGGGGAGCAACCTGGGCAACCCCGCCGGCAACGTCATCGGTGCGGCCAGCGAGATGGGCGAGATCCCCGGCGTGCGGGTCATTGCTACCAGCCGGCTGTACACGACCGCACCGGTGGGCGTGAAGAACCAGCCGGACTTCGTCAACGCCGTGGCGATGCTCGAGGTCGAGTGCGCCGCGCGCGAACTGCTCGACGGATTGTTGGCGATCGAGAAGCGTTACGGCCGCAATCGTGATGGCGAGCAGCGGTGGGGGCCACGCACGCTCGATCTGGACCTGCTGTTGTTCTGCGAGCAGACCATCGATGAGCCGGGGCTGACCGTGCCACATCCGCGGATGGGGGAGCGACGCTTCGTGATCGAGCCGCTGGCCGACCTGGCACCGGCGCTGGTGCCCCCGGGCTGGGAAAAGAGCGTCGCGCGGACGCTCGAAGCGATGGGTACTGGGGTGAAGGCGTGA
- a CDS encoding prepilin-type N-terminal cleavage/methylation domain-containing protein, translated as MRVQRLGRSQHKRGFTLIELLVVIAIIALLIGILLPALGSARLLGYQAVSLSNVRQLQVAFFNYKADFNDDIPMKMSWRNGGIGGWCTWSFGGKDASEYYRTYAGGVFDEPAFTKPLNPYVYPDLNLPEPTGYNPDPIRYEEGRPDDDQREIVEMPAFRSPGDKKTHQRSWPAPNTQLSSYDDVGTSYHVNMRWWDAGDMRSFSAWGPSPIRYPKGSARWEEGMKRFRQAEFFDASKMVWIHDQTADVVANDPQGRDWLGEFNENNKSVMAFYDGHAAYLSIEPKDPSDPDGNLSTEFYTFIFNPR; from the coding sequence ATGCGAGTGCAAAGACTCGGCCGTAGCCAGCACAAGAGGGGCTTCACGCTCATCGAGTTGCTGGTCGTCATCGCCATCATCGCCCTTCTGATCGGCATCCTGCTGCCGGCGCTGGGGAGTGCCCGTCTGCTCGGGTACCAAGCCGTCTCGCTCAGCAACGTCCGGCAGTTGCAAGTCGCCTTCTTCAACTACAAGGCCGACTTCAACGACGACATCCCCATGAAGATGTCGTGGCGCAATGGTGGCATCGGCGGTTGGTGTACGTGGAGCTTCGGCGGCAAGGACGCATCCGAGTATTACCGCACGTATGCCGGCGGTGTCTTCGACGAGCCAGCGTTCACCAAGCCGCTCAACCCCTACGTGTATCCAGATCTCAACCTGCCCGAGCCAACGGGGTACAACCCCGACCCAATCCGTTACGAAGAAGGCCGCCCCGACGACGATCAGCGCGAGATTGTGGAAATGCCGGCCTTCCGCTCCCCCGGGGATAAGAAGACCCACCAGCGGAGCTGGCCCGCTCCCAACACCCAGCTCAGCAGCTACGACGATGTGGGCACCAGCTACCACGTGAACATGCGTTGGTGGGATGCCGGCGACATGCGGTCGTTCTCGGCATGGGGCCCCTCACCGATTCGGTATCCCAAGGGCAGCGCCCGCTGGGAAGAGGGTATGAAGCGTTTCCGTCAGGCCGAGTTCTTCGATGCGTCAAAGATGGTCTGGATCCACGATCAGACCGCCGACGTCGTCGCCAACGACCCTCAAGGCCGCGATTGGCTCGGCGAGTTCAACGAGAACAACAAGAGCGTGATGGCTTTCTATGACGGCCACGCCGCATACCTGAGCATCGAGCCCAAGGATCCCTCGGATCCCGATGGCAACCTTTCGACCGAGTTCTACACATTTATCTTCAACCCTCGCTAA